TTATTATTGATTTCTATGATTTTCTGAAGAACTAAATTTTACTACTTGGTACACCACTAGACTCATAATTTACTGCTCTCATCTGTTCCATTAAAAATAACTGACCCTTTTAGAGGAGAGACCAGATTCTGTGCCCACGTGGGCAGATGCCCACCTAAATATAGACCGTCGGATACATTTCGGCCCATGCAGATTAAACGTAGAAAGCTAATGGAGACTACCGGCGTCAACACGGCTAAAAATATTCTACAGCCAagctttttttgaaaagtttctACAGCCAAGCTCATCTCACGGGTTCACGGCAGTGCAGTAGCTTTTGTCGCTTTCTCCTTGGCCACTTCCACCTTACAGCCAAAGGAGGCTCCTCCTGTGCTGCTCCTGGTTACTGGTTACCACCACATCCACCACCATGGACGAACTGCTGCATGCTGTAGCTCACCTCAAGCCTGTGATTTGGGTGTTCTTTTTCGTATGATTTCTCTCCCTTTTTTATTTCTTGATCTGAATATTTTCTATTTGCATGTCAGAGTGGGCTAAAGAACTGCTGCAGGGTTTACTCCAAAAAAAACTTCTGCTTTTTTGTCCGATTGTTAATCATGTTATGGGCAAATGGAAGTGAAATCTTACGCTCTGACACACTAAGCAAGATTGTTGGTGAGCTTGACTCAATtcaaattagttttttttttcaaagtgtAGATTCAAATTGACAAAACAGTATGTGTAAATTAGATACAACAAAAGCTGTTTCAAGATAAAATGCTAGTAAGCATTTGGACAGCTTATTTTCGAAGCTATTTTTTTGGACAAATCAATACAAGAGTAGTAACAGTATTGTGTCAGATTGTTGATTGATTTGGATTAGATTTTTCTAAGTCTAGTTTGGAATTTAAAATCAATTTTGATAgaatctattttaaaataaaattgctTTTTACTAtgaagtttggacaagataaaTCAATATAAAAACAACAAGAACATACTCAGCTCATAGAATAGTACCAGGAAGAGAGAGAACGGAACAAAAGCAAAACAACAAAATACCATGAGTGCACTGATGCCAAAAAAACTAACGGAGCCTGACGGCGCTGGATGAGGGCACCTACCCATGCGGGCACTGAGTATTTTCCGTTTAGAGGATAAAAAAGGGAAAATGTTCTCTTATTTTCTGCTAAGCACAAACTTTAATATTTTCCATTAGAGTACATTTTGATAAAGATACAAATCTTCTTGATGTAAGCACAAATTGCTTGCTCCTTCCTATATCCTTTGTTTGGGTAACAGAAGTCTCATCTTTAAACAACATAATGTTAGCCATTATTTCATGATGTTTTTTTATTGGCACTCTTATCTGATGTTTAATGCTATTATTTTTTGCTACTTTGTAGCCAATCAGTTATATTCCTCTCTTGACAGTTGTGTCTCCTTTGCAGACCAGAAATGGTTGTAGGGTGGTACCACTCCCATCCTGGCTTTGGTTGCTGGCTTTCTGGAGTTGACATCAACACCCAACAGGTATGCCGCCTAACTTGTAAAAATGACTTTTAACTTTGCTCAGTAAACAGATGTAGCTGTCATCCCACTACTGCATGGAGATTTATATAAACATttgtagtttttttatttttataatgaaaTATCGATATGACATTGGAGCTGTTCAAATTAGAGGGAGTATGCGTTTGGCATACACTGATACACATGATTCCTAAATTCCCACTGTCTTGTGTTGTTTCCCCCCCCGCATTTACCATTTTCATTCTCCCTTAATGTTGTCACTCAACCTAGGATTAGTCTAGTTTTGTATTCCCGTCATCAATTTGTTATTAAGTAGCACCACGCACCAAGCGCCATGCCAATACCTGTGTGGTAGTTAACCCTGCTGAGGACTCTAATCATCGCTATTGATGATTTGAATTGTATCTAGATAACTGGAGGTTCAGAGTTACATTTCGTTATAATTTGTCGGGTTGAGGCCATTGTTTCCCCCATTTTTCACTGTATCTGGCTGATCTGGATTAGGTGATGATAGATATCTTAGCATCATGCAAGAGTTTTTCAAAAGCTTTAATTTTCATTAAGTGCCAAATGCTACTAAATATTCATACTAACAGTTAGCTGTGTGATATGTCTAACATTAAAATCGAACATGCAGAGTTTTGAAGCTTTAAACCCCAGGGCAGTTGCTGTTGTGATAGACCCCATCCAGAGTGTCAAAGGGAAGGTGGTCATTGATGCATTTCGTCTCATTAACCCCCAGACCATGATGCTTGGTCAGGAGCCACGACAGACAACATCGAATGTTGGGCACCTAAATAAACCATCTATTCAGGCGAGTGCTCCAGCTTCTGAACTCTTGTGCTGTCAACTTATCTTTAACAATTAGATTGTCCCTGTATGTTCAGGCTCTTATCCATGGGCTGAACAGGCACTACTACTCCATTGCAATCAACTACCGAAAGAATGAGCTCGAGGAGAAAATGTTGCTGAACTTGCACAAAAAGAAATGGACTGATGGCCTGATTTTGAAGAGATTTGATACTCATTCGAAAACTAATGAGCAGACAGTGCAGGTCTGtaacacttgagctttgatttcCATTGATAATATCTCTTTAGTCGATGCAGCAAACTTTTGAGATTTCTTTATGATCTGTTATTCACATTATCTGCCTACTCACGTGCAGGAAATGCTGAACCTAGCTGTGAAGTACAACAAGGCCGTGCAAGAGGAGGATGAGTTGCCACCAGAGAAATTGGCTATTGCCAACGTGGGGCGGCAGGATGCGAAGAAGCATTTGGAAGAGCATGTCTCCAATTTGATGTCTTCGAACATAGTTCAGACCCTAGGGACCATGCTCGACACGGTTGTCTTTTAGTTCGGTAGGAGTGGTGTCTCAACGAACGCAGTACTGAAATTATCTTTATGTTTATTTGTCTTCGTGTTTATCAAAGCTGCCATAATGCAGTGAGCCAAATGGCAGTATGCATCGTGTTTGGACAGTTCGGACTTTAATTTGTTATAATCTGCTGGAGCACCATCTTTTCTGTGGGTATGAAAACAAGATTCATTTCTGCTGGGCTATAAATGACACAAAGGGTTATTTGCTGATtactgttagagtatatttggtaggttAGACTGTTAATCCTGGTATGTAACGGGGAGGTGCCTTACCTcaaggggctcaatgcaatataATCTCATGCATTATACACAATCTTACATGGTATTACGAGTTAGGGTTTCGACATAGGCTTTCGcttccgctgctgccgccgccatcgcgctGCCCCTGGGGAGATCGATTTCCGCCGAGGGCAGTGCCCTCGTAGGATGCGCGGTGGATCTCTCTGATCCGCCGCACCCATCGTGGTCAAGCAGAGCAGATGGATCTACATGTCGTGGTGATTCGATCTCGTCGGCTGCCTCGTAGTCTTATCCCATACACCGTTGTTGCGTGTTGGAGTCGCCAAGACGGGTCGGGATGTCGCGCTGCCGGTTGCTCACGGCGTCCTCCGTTGAGATCCACAGCCTCGACAGGCTGCGCGTGTCAACCTTGCCCCGATCTGGCCTCCACGCACCTCCATCGCGTCGCTTCACCGCTGTCATTGGCGGGTAGCGCTGCCATGGGGGCGCCGCCCCATCTCGCTACCCCCTGCTGCTCGCCGCCTATCACTCCTGATCCGCTAGAGCACCGACACCACCCCCCTTTCACTGCTGGCGCCCCCTGCTGCTAGGTCCTTCTGACCTGAGCGCGGGCCCCGCATCCTTGCGGGCACCGGCCATGGAGTCTGGGAGGGGcggcctccctcctctccccgtTTGATTTTTCCCTCTGCCCTTGACCGGGGGAGGGAGAtaagggaggggggagggagcAGTGCTAGGGGCACCCGAGATTGTACCCCAAGATTTGTCTGctgctactgattttcttcttttcctgaTCAGCGATCGGGTGTGCGTCGCCCTGCCGTTCGTCTTCGCTCCATCGTCAACACTCTCGAGAACAAAGTTGTTGTGCCCTCCAGGCCGCAGTGACACCACTCGTGATCAAACCACCCTTGCCGGTGTCGTTGCCTCTTCAGGTGGTGGCGTCACCCGCGGCCGGTCCTCGTCAAGCTGGTGCCCGATCCAAATCCACGCCTCTTGCCGTTCAAGCTCGGACACCGCCGCCTTTGTCACTGATGGAAGACCCGTGCGCTTTTCAGCTGCCTGGTCTACCATCGCCATTCGTCAATCACCGTCCTACTATTGTCCTCAGCCAgaagttgtttatcttgtgtaCTCGGGCGCCTCAACGACACTTCAGACCCGTGCCCTCCTCCACGGCTTTGACCACGTCCACTTTAACCTCGGCTACTTCggcactaaagggctatcatctgcatgagctACTCCAGTCGAAGCATTCGCACTGGCATTCCGACTAGGGGGGTGATATTTAGAGTATATTTAGTAGGTTAGGATATTAATCCCGAATTGCCATATGTATCGGGGAGGTGCCTTACCCATCAACTCTCTATAATCTATATATACTCCCCAAGGGCTCAATGCAATTCTCACGCATTATATACAATCTTACAATTACAACACATGCATAACCGAGTACATAGGTGCTCACATTTACATCAAGGAGCATTTGTGTTCTTACTCCTACTTTACAGTGTAATTGTTATTTTACTCTTATTTTTTAACTTTATGATTTTTCCTTTACTATTCACAAGTTAATGCGATTTTGCCTCTAGTTAATAGTCAATATATGGCAAAATCGCTTTAACATAAACACGCGCGCTATATGCCCTGATACGAGATTTGGGCATTTGTCTAGCAGATCTTGATATTGGAAAAGGTTATTAGAAGCACCCTGTCATTGACAATCATATCACTTACCACCGATattattactgtttattttcttttttaaaaaacttttAAAAAGAAAACCAAGCATCCTGATTTGAACATTGTTTTCTTAAAGGGAGTTAGATATTATTAATTCACGCTTTACTGCTCCATTGTTGCACCAAAAACGGTGTAACTTAGATCCGCGATTTCATCTTCATGCTGAGAAAGGTACTTCTCACTTGAGGAGTTATCCCGTAGAAAAGGTGCTTCTTTATGGGTTATGCGTACCTTTCTAACCCTTCAAATTAGCTCATAAAAATGACTGCTTTGATTGTTGCATCCACAATTTACTACTTAAAATTTCTGTTTCTATAAGATGGATTTATATGGATTTCAATTGTACAGTACATCCGtcctaaattattagttgttttgaCTTTTTAGATACATAGATTTTATAATGTATATAGACatgatatatatctagatgcGTAATAAAAATTATACACCTAAAAATATTAAAACAGATAATAATTTGGGCAAAGGCAATATTGGATACTGATTTCCTGAATCTAAACAGAACTAACCAACTTTTGAGTTTGAAAATGAATGTTTTCAAAACAACCACCCTAAACCCACGTGCCGAAAACTCCCAAACCCTCGCACCTTTGGTCCTGCTGCCCCTTCCGGCTCGGCTCTCCCTGCGGCGAAGCAACCATGCTCGCCGCCTCTCGAtccctccgccgcctctcctcttcctcctccgtccGCTCCCTCCGTCGCGTCCTCCTGCACCCTCCAACATCCCCGCCCGCGGCTCCGCCTCCTCTCCCGCCTCTCCGGACCCTTACCCGCGCCCTCATCCCGCACCTCGCCGCCTCCCACCGgttctccaccgccgcctcctcttcctccgcccCTTCCCACCTAGGCGaatgcggcggcgcgcggggagccCCGGAGATTcccgaggaggtggaggtggaggatgAATCGGGGGCGCTGGTGCGGCATGACACGGACGCTTACGCTGCGGTGGAGCTGGCTCTGGACTCGGTGGTGAAGGTGTTCACGGTGTCCAGCAGCCCCAACTACTTTTTGCCGTGGCAGAATAAGGCGCAGCGGGAGAGCATGGGCTCCGGTAAGGCACCGATTGCAGCAATCAGCACGCGTCGTAGTACTGAATTGCTGTGCGTTTGGTTTGTATCTCTGCTACGTATGTAGGTGTCTATGTGTGATAGGCATCCATTGTAAGCTTGCGGAACGTTTGAGCGTCATGTTCTCCTGAAATTGAAATCGACTTAAATTTCACTTTTTTACATTACAAGTTTAGAGCTCATAGTTGAGTAATTTGCTGGTTCCAACTTTGAAAGGAAGAATTTGCACAAATTTGTGCTGCAGCTCTGAGTTGTGTGTCTCAATTCCTGTTGTATAGACTTAGGCACATAGCATATGTTGTAGAGAACACGGAAATTGTTGGATATGTAGGAATACCGACAGTACTACATGGTTCAGAACTAAAGATGATTGAAAGATCAATCTTTGTAGGCCTTATGATAACTAAGATTCTAATGCACTGAAACAGAAGTTGTTCTGTAGTTCATCTCTCCATGTCCCTGTGCAGGATTTGTAATTCCTGGAAGAAGGATCGTGACGAATGCTCATGTCATTGCTGATCATACTTTTGTTCTTGTGAGGAAGCATGGTTCACCTACTAAATATAAGGCAGAGGTCCTGGCAGTTGGTCACGAATGTGACTTGGCTCTGTTGACTGTTGAGAGCGAGGAGTTTTGGGATGGGGTGAATAGTTTGGAGCTTGGAGACATTCCCTTTTTGCAAGAAGCCGTTGCGGTGGTTGGCTACCCTCAAGGTATGAGTCTGAGTATCTGACATTGAGTAGTTGACAGTCTGATATTTATTACAGTGTTTTGTTTCTGAAGTCAAACTTCTTAGTTATATGATTCCATCCATGAATTCAAGTTGCACATGCAGCATACACGTGACCATCTATTTTGCATGGGCATTGCATTGGCATGCAAACTAATAAATAACTGGAACACATGAATATAGGATGTTGTTGGAAAGGGGAACCTCAATCAGTCTTTATGATTTGCCCGACCTTTCAAAATTCATAAAACAAGTTGCTTCTCTATTAACTTGGTAACCAATCACTAAAATTTTGTGATAGGTAGCCCAGGAATTTTTCCGTAGAAAGTTCCTTTCAACTTTTTTGTATAGTCATACACATTCCAGACTATAGGACACATACTCCAGTATATATATGTTCTACGACTACGACTATCTGCTATGTCAATTTATGCGTTTATTGTTGTACCTGATTATTCGTATGACTTAATCCCTAAATTTATCTTGTGTCAAAGATTCCCTACTTCTACTAGCTGTGCAGGCCAGCAAGCTTCAATATTACTGCTAGTGTTAATCGTTTTGCAAGAGATTCTTTCTATAATTTTAAGAAAATAGAACCATGTCGAAATGAGGGACTGAACTTTCAATGGATCAGGTGGAGATAATATTTCTGTCACCAAGGGGGTTGTCTCTAGAGTTGAACCAACACAATATGCCCATGGTGCTACACAGCTTATGGCTATACAAATAGATGCGGCAATCAATCCAGGAAACAGTGGAGGGCCTGCAATTATGGGTGATAAAGTAGCCGGAGTTGCTTTCCAGAATTTGTCAGGGGCAGAAAACATTGGGTGAGTCATTAACTATTTTCCTTTCACACCAACTGAATCTTTGATTTTacctatcttttttttcttaactCTTTCCTTTTTGTTTGCAGTTATATCATACCAGTGCCTGTGATTAAGCGTTTCATTTCTGGAGTAGAAGAGAGTGGTAAATATTCTGGGTTTTGTACTCTCGGAGTATCTTGCCAGGCTACTGAAAATATTCAATTAAGAGAGTGCTTTGGGATGCAGCCTGACATGACTGGAGTTTTAGTTAGTAGAATAAATCCTCTTTCTGATGCTTACAAGATTTTGAAGAAAGATGATATCCTTCTTGAGTTTGATGGTGTACCTATAGCAAATGATGGGACAGGTGAGCCTAAGTTTCCACGTATGCAATACTTCAGTATGCATTAACAACCACTTTATGTTGCATAtctgttttctttttgtttacCTTTTTATTTGTTATATATATGTTTTCTGTGAGTCAACTGCTGCACACAATAGCCTGGACGAATATACATTTCACACCCTTTGGTGCATGTTTTTGCATACTGCTTTAGCAGCttttcatgcaaatcagtgaaTCTATCCAATGAACTATTTTGAGGTATGTGGCATCACAGTGTCAACCACTTTAATTGTTCGGTATTTTATGTCTGCAGTTCCATTCCGGAATAGAGAGAGGATCACCTTTGATCATCTGGTGTCCATGAAGAAGCCTGGGGAAAATGCTGTTCTCAAAGTATTAAGAGATGGCAAAGAGCAAGAATTGAGCATCATACTTAGACCTGTGAGTCCTTGCCACATATTATTAACATTTGATTTTGATCTCTATCTTTGATTATACGGGTGCAATTTTATGGTTGCTGGCTGGTTACCAAATATAGTAGTATTATTCTATAGCTATTTGTGTTTACCTTCACACTAATTTTGCCAGTGCTAGACATAGCAATAGATTCATCCTTGAGAAATCTAGATCGGCACAATATCCCATATAGGCAATATCCCTGCCTAACACCTATTGCCTGTTCCAAAACCCACCACATAAGTTTGTATCCCACTGAATTCATTGTATTAGCCAAGGGCCTGGTTTGACCCTTGCAGAGCTATTTAAGTATTTTGAAAGGATGATGTGGGCAGAGACCAACTCATCTTTGATGTAGGTCGTTAACAGTCCATGAAATCGAACCAAATGTTATTCTGTACATCTCTCCCAGGACCCAGGCCTTCTCTTTGCACACATCATTTCTATCTTCACTATTTCTATGTTATGCTAGTGCCTATAGCTTTCCACATGTTGATCTTTGAAGGTATAACTGATTTTTTACCTATTTGTGTTTTTTATTATGCAGTTGCATCCTTTAGTTCCAGTCCATCAATTCGATAAACTACCAAGCTACTATATATTTGCTGGTTTTGTATTTATCCCTCTTACCCAGCCTTATCTCCATGAATTTGGAGAAGACTGGTATAATGCCTCACCACGCCGATTATGTGAACGGGCACTAAGAGAACTTCCCAAGAAGGCTGGTGAACAACTAGTTATCTTATCTCAGGTATTGTTCCATTAATTCACTAACTCTCAGTGTTTCTGTTTTACATTCCAATATTCCATTCGATGGCATCACAGGGTTCCCATTATCTTTGTACTGAATAATTGAGTTTCAGGTTCTCATGGATGATATCAATGTCGGTTACGAAAGGCTTGCTGAACTGCAGGTCTGTTGCTATAACTAATTGACTACCCTAGTACCCATTTACCCACTACTCAAGAAGAGACATAAATTCTCCAGCATATATCCTACTAATCAAGCTGCCTAATCAGGTAAAGAAGGTTAATGGTGTGGAGGTTGAAAACCTGAAGCACTTGTGCAGCCTTGTGGAAGGCTGCACTGAAGAAAACATGAGATTTgatttggatgatgaaagagTCATCATCCTGAAGTACCAGAATGCTAGGCTCGCCACATCCCGAGTCCTCAAGCGGCACAGGATACCGTCAGCTATGTCCAGCGACCTTGTCGAAGAGCAAGTGACTAATGCTGAGGTTGAGGCATCATGCACCAGCTAATGCTTGGATCTTTTGTAGACCTACTATTTGGGGAGTTCCCTGCTGAAGCACGGTTCCGAGCTCACTTCATTTTTGGCAAGGCAGGTGCACCTGCCCGGACCTTCCTGGAGTTGCACCATGGCTTCATTTGCTCCTTGCTTGGACGCTTCAGTTTTGACGAAAGGAGGGTCGTTAGAGAATAAGATTATGAGCCCTCGAGATTTTCAGCCTGATATGTAACAGTAATTAACAGTTCTTTTCCGAAACATTCATTTTTGTCGCCATATGGGGCGTTGGTGTAACACCCCCAATGTTGAGTTCAGATCATGTATCGTGTGTATCATCAGGAAGCACAgtatagaaaaagaaaatgagttGCAGTTAAGTGTTTCTTTGCAGACATGTTTCTATGAAATTCGCAACTCGCAAGTTAATTTTATTCTagtaaaggaaaaaaaagagagaggaggaagggaacCTTGTTGGCAAGATGGGTCTTTGCCCATCAtcagaacccccccccccccccccccccccccccccggagaCCTCGGGTTGGCCCAACATGTAATGGGCCTCAAGGTGATTCATTCCGGAATTCACCGGAAAACCTATATATCTTCcacaaaattttttttataCACCTTCtaatgtttgagattcgtgcaattCTAATTGGATGGTTAGGATTTGCTGTGAGCCTACACTGCTAAGCACCACAACGGCAGAACCCCACGTGGGGAGCAGCGGACAGCAACGTTAAGGCATGGGGTTTGGACACGTGTTACATCACAAGTGGGTGAGGGCGGGCTGAAAGCTAAAGGAATTCAAAACTTAAAATGAAAATTTCTCTTAAACTATATATCCGATTTAAAATCCGCTTGCACATTTATGTTGATTAGAATTAATGCAAGAAAATGAGATTCAATATGTTATTTTCAAATTTGTTATCTTAACATTTCAACATTTTAGTATACTAGTTGAACATTTTTAATATACCATTTCAACATTTGTAACTATTTCaacatatttttagaaaatgttgACTTTTTCCCCAAGTTGTTGAATGCGGTTTTTTAAATTGTCGAACCAGTTTGATGAAAATGTTGAATACCACATTATAAAGATTCGTGTAAAAAACAAAGTGAAATATAAAAGAATACAACCCctatgtcggtaccctgcaactggggtacccacttctactgtgccaagactcgcatagttatccgtaactacgccctaaggagctgagcatcCGGACCCCTGgagtccgactccatctcaccggaccaacggtcccggacccgtttcccgctcggggacgggttcggtgtcaccacgtgtcccagaggaggaaatgctcagcacctgtggccgcggactcccgcagatgggtccgggacctccacgtgccatccggactcccgcagatgggtccgggacctccatgtgcctatccggacccccgtgagctctcggctcagctagctgctcgggaggggtccggagccgccacgtgtcacacagacgcgggcgcgggcgcaagccttccgctggaagctccctcac
The nucleotide sequence above comes from Panicum virgatum strain AP13 chromosome 3K, P.virgatum_v5, whole genome shotgun sequence. Encoded proteins:
- the LOC120698670 gene encoding 26S proteasome non-ATPase regulatory subunit 14 homolog, whose protein sequence is MDRLQRIFGASGMGQPPSDSPLLDSSEQVYISSLALLKMLKHGRAGVPMEVMGLMLGEFVDDYTVRVVDVFAMPQSGTGVSVEAVDHVFQTNMLDMLKQTGRPEMVVGWYHSHPGFGCWLSGVDINTQQSFEALNPRAVAVVIDPIQSVKGKVVIDAFRLINPQTMMLGQEPRQTTSNVGHLNKPSIQALIHGLNRHYYSIAINYRKNELEEKMLLNLHKKKWTDGLILKRFDTHSKTNEQTVQEMLNLAVKYNKAVQEEDELPPEKLAIANVGRQDAKKHLEEHVSNLMSSNIVQTLGTMLDTVVF
- the LOC120698672 gene encoding protease Do-like 10, mitochondrial; this translates as MLAASRSLRRLSSSSSVRSLRRVLLHPPTSPPAAPPPLPPLRTLTRALIPHLAASHRFSTAASSSSAPSHLGECGGARGAPEIPEEVEVEDESGALVRHDTDAYAAVELALDSVVKVFTVSSSPNYFLPWQNKAQRESMGSGFVIPGRRIVTNAHVIADHTFVLVRKHGSPTKYKAEVLAVGHECDLALLTVESEEFWDGVNSLELGDIPFLQEAVAVVGYPQGGDNISVTKGVVSRVEPTQYAHGATQLMAIQIDAAINPGNSGGPAIMGDKVAGVAFQNLSGAENIGYIIPVPVIKRFISGVEESGKYSGFCTLGVSCQATENIQLRECFGMQPDMTGVLVSRINPLSDAYKILKKDDILLEFDGVPIANDGTVPFRNRERITFDHLVSMKKPGENAVLKVLRDGKEQELSIILRPLHPLVPVHQFDKLPSYYIFAGFVFIPLTQPYLHEFGEDWYNASPRRLCERALRELPKKAGEQLVILSQVLMDDINVGYERLAELQVKKVNGVEVENLKHLCSLVEGCTEENMRFDLDDERVIILKYQNARLATSRVLKRHRIPSAMSSDLVEEQVTNAEVEASCTS